The genomic stretch GGACCACCCATACACGGACAAAGGACTCTTCCCATCGTCCTCAGCATAAGGGCCGGAGTTTCCGTCAAAAACGTAATCTGTGGAGAAAAACACTACTAGATTGCCTTCATCACGCGCCCACGAAGCGATAAGTCGAATCGGATCAACATTACACGCAAAGGTCTCTTCTTCATGGGTTTCCGCCCAGTCAACATTAGTGATGGCCCCAGGCACCAAAACAACTGACGGTCTAAGTTCATTCAGGGTGCCAAGGAGAGCTTCCCTATTGGTTAATGAAAGATGATGTAAACCCTCAACTGGGTACGAATTATATGTACCATATACTTCCCATCCCAGGTCCCGGCCACTAGCTAACAGGTGACTTCCAATCAGACCGGAAGCCCCTATAACGAGTGCCTTCCTTTTCTGGTCAGTCATGTCTTTCCATCCCTTATTTCACCGATGTACCAGTTCCCAAGAGTAAGGAATCCGTGAATCATTCGGACTTATTCTGACTATCTCCGCCGGATCGTGAGGATGACTGGCACAATTGCACACCAAGGCTGGTTGAACCCCGACCCCCTTGAAGCCATTCCAAACCCCCGGAGGTATTGTTACACGGACATAATTACCCTCTCCAACAAAAAGCTCCATAAGTTCTCCCCTGGTGGGGGAGTCCGAGCGATCATCGTAGAGCACCAGCTTTATCACGCCAATAGGAACTGCATAGTTCAGCCTCATGACTTTATGGAGGTGCCAGCCCTTGACTACCCCAGGGTACACCATGGAAAAGTAGACCTCTCCGAACTGCTCGAAATCTGGGTCATCGGAACGCATGAGGTGCATTATTTTACCCCGTTCATCAAGGATCTGCCTGAGTTCTCGAATTTTAACTCCAGCTATCATATCCTATACCTCCTCTCCTATACCTCGCATCTTGGTAATGTAATCTGTATACCACTGAATGGTTTCTACTAGCCCAGTCTCAAGTGTATAGAGTGGGCGCCAACCTAGAATCTTTCGGGCCTTTTCTGAAGAAAGATATTGATTGTGAATCTCAGCCTTAGCCGTATTCCTAATTTCAGGTTCTATATCGAGCCTTTTCATGAGCCTTAATATGACATTTACAAGTTCCAGGACGGTTACTGGTTTGTCAAGTCCAAAGTTAAAAGCTTCCCCCTTCAAAGAAGGGTCCTCAATTACTGCGCGACCCAACGTCAAATACGCGCCGACTACATCCTTCACGTATATATAGTCCCGAACATACTTGCCGTCACTCCGAATCACGGGCCTTTTCCTGGCCAGGACATCACGAATAGTTCCCGGGACGATCCGTTCAAAATTAAGATCCCCGCCGCCATATATGTTACCGCATCGTGCAATAACAATTGGAATATCATAGGTTATAGCATAACTTCTTGAAATCAGATCAACACAGCTCTTAGATACGTCATATGGATATGTACCCCTCAAAGGATGAATCTCTTTATATGGGAGGCATTCGCTCTCTCCGTAAGCCTTGTCGCTGGATGCGACAACCACAGCATTCACATTGCTCCCATAGATCCTAAGCGATTCTAACAGATTCCATGTACCTCGCACATTAGCTTCCAGCGTTCCCAGAGGGCAATTACGCGCAATTCCAACCTGAGTCTGCGCCCCGAGATGAAAGATTACTTCAGGCTGATACTCCGCGATAATCCTGCAAAGCGCCGGGAAACTCTCTAGTTCTCCTCGGGCACGCACTACTTTGTCAAGGGTCCCCGAAGTTATCGCAACAGAACTCGGAACCTCATCACGTAGGAGAGCAACTACATCGGCGCCGATACGAACAAGGGCATCCAGGAGCCAAGATCCAACCAGTCCAGTCCCTCCGGTCACAAATATTCGTTTCCCCTTTAGCCATCTATGAGGAGTAGCTGCATCTACCATACCTTCCATGGTGCCTCTCCTTTTTCCCAAAGCTCGTTTAGCCTCTTCACGTCCCTCATGGTATCCATAGGGTGCCAGAACCCCTCATGCATATATGCAGACAGTTCCCCTCTAGCAGCTAACGACTCGAGGGGCTCTCGCTCCAATATGGTTTCATCGTCTTTAAGGAAGTCAAACAGCCGGTTTGAGAATATGAAGAATCCCCCGTTGATCCATCCCTCTCCGGCCTGAGGCTTCTCTGTGAAACTTTTGACCTTTCCGTGTTCCAATTCAAGTGCTCCAAACCTTGACGGAGGTCTCACAGCAGTAAGCATACAAGGACATCCAGCAGCCTGGTATTCCTCAATCTGACGCCTAATATCTATGTTCGCTACCCCATCACCATATGTAGCAAAGAAGAATGGATCCCCTTCAACATACTTTCGCAGCCTTAGAATCCGCCCACCAGTTTGCGTTCCCATACCGGTATCCACAAGTGTCACATTCCATGGCTCTGCTGCCCCATTCATAAGAGTCACATTTCCCTTGGCCAAATCAATCATGATATCACTATTCAGCGCACAATAATTGAGGAAATAATCCTTGATTACTTCTCCTTTATATCCTAGAGCAATTACGAAATCTCTGAGACCGTAATGGGAATATATCTTCATTATGTGCCAAAGGATTGGGTGCCCCCCAACCTCTACCATAGGCTTTGGCCTTACCGTGGTCTCTTCGGCTAATCTTGTTCCTAGGCCGCCAGCTAGAATTATGACCTTATAATTAGAGAGGCCCATCCCACCAACTCCATGCATACCACTCTAAGCCAATTCCCCCTGCATCTCCATGTAGACCTTCGTCTATCTATTTATCTATTGCGCTGCGGCCTCCCGAGCCCTCCGAGTCCCCAGCATCTCCGTTATCTTCTTCAAATTCCCGCTCCGCCTCTTATCTGCTACAAGCACCACGTCATCTGAGTTTACTATCACCAGGTCCTTTACCCCAAAGGCAACGAAGAGCTTGTCCCCCATGGAATTCTCAATGATATTCCCAGCTGCCTCAATAGCTATGGCCTCGCCCTTTACCACATTACCATTCTCATCCTTGTCGAAAATCCGTTCAAGGGCAGCCCAGGTTCCTACATCGTCCCAGCCGAAGTCCCCGGGAACAACAGCGACGTTGTCCGCCTTCTCCAGCAGGGTATAGTCGATTGACCTGCGTTCCAGGGCGAGAAACCTTTCCTGGATACCGTTCTGCCCCTTTTCAAGAAGGCCTTCGATCTCGTTTAGCCCCTCATACAAAGCAGGGGCATACTTCATGAATGCTTCCCTGAGCACAGACAGCCTCCATACGAATATCCCTGCGTTCCAGAGATATTTACCGCTCTTGAGAAATCCTAGGGCTTCATTTAGACATGGTTTCTCGGTGAACCTCCTGGCGCGATGGGCTGTGAAGCACTGTTTCACAATACCTCCATCGGGCTCCGCTCGGCCCGGGAGTGTCACTGTGGTCAACGGCTCCCCGCACTCGATGTAGCCATACCCTTCCTCAGGACGCGTGGGCCTGATACCTATAGTTACTAGATAGTTCCCATCAGCTGCCACATTTGCGGCATACCTCAGAGTTTCAGCAAATCTCTCCTCATCCAGTACCACATGGTCGCTGGGCATCATGACCATAACTGCATCCCTGATGCGCTGGCCTAAGCAGATCATCGCATATCCCACTGCGGGAGCCGTGTCACGGCTCGCAGGTTCTATTATAAGATTCCCCTCGGGAAGCTCCGGAAGCTGCGAGAGAACAAGTTCGCCATAATCTGGTCCGGT from Bacillota bacterium encodes the following:
- a CDS encoding NAD-dependent epimerase/dehydratase family protein, which encodes MEGMVDAATPHRWLKGKRIFVTGGTGLVGSWLLDALVRIGADVVALLRDEVPSSVAITSGTLDKVVRARGELESFPALCRIIAEYQPEVIFHLGAQTQVGIARNCPLGTLEANVRGTWNLLESLRIYGSNVNAVVVASSDKAYGESECLPYKEIHPLRGTYPYDVSKSCVDLISRSYAITYDIPIVIARCGNIYGGGDLNFERIVPGTIRDVLARKRPVIRSDGKYVRDYIYVKDVVGAYLTLGRAVIEDPSLKGEAFNFGLDKPVTVLELVNVILRLMKRLDIEPEIRNTAKAEIHNQYLSSEKARKILGWRPLYTLETGLVETIQWYTDYITKMRGIGEEV
- a CDS encoding mannose-1-phosphate guanylyltransferase; the protein is MHIVVVIMAGGKGERFWPRSTNTTPKQFLSLWGEGTLLQQAFARALKVAGDISRVYVITGPDYGELVLSQLPELPEGNLIIEPASRDTAPAVGYAMICLGQRIRDAVMVMMPSDHVVLDEERFAETLRYAANVAADGNYLVTIGIRPTRPEEGYGYIECGEPLTTVTLPGRAEPDGGIVKQCFTAHRARRFTEKPCLNEALGFLKSGKYLWNAGIFVWRLSVLREAFMKYAPALYEGLNEIEGLLEKGQNGIQERFLALERRSIDYTLLEKADNVAVVPGDFGWDDVGTWAALERIFDKDENGNVVKGEAIAIEAAGNIIENSMGDKLFVAFGVKDLVIVNSDDVVLVADKRRSGNLKKITEMLGTRRAREAAAQ
- a CDS encoding dTDP-4-dehydrorhamnose 3,5-epimerase family protein, translated to MIAGVKIRELRQILDERGKIMHLMRSDDPDFEQFGEVYFSMVYPGVVKGWHLHKVMRLNYAVPIGVIKLVLYDDRSDSPTRGELMELFVGEGNYVRVTIPPGVWNGFKGVGVQPALVCNCASHPHDPAEIVRISPNDSRIPYSWELVHR
- the rfbF gene encoding glucose-1-phosphate cytidylyltransferase yields the protein MGLSNYKVIILAGGLGTRLAEETTVRPKPMVEVGGHPILWHIMKIYSHYGLRDFVIALGYKGEVIKDYFLNYCALNSDIMIDLAKGNVTLMNGAAEPWNVTLVDTGMGTQTGGRILRLRKYVEGDPFFFATYGDGVANIDIRRQIEEYQAAGCPCMLTAVRPPSRFGALELEHGKVKSFTEKPQAGEGWINGGFFIFSNRLFDFLKDDETILEREPLESLAARGELSAYMHEGFWHPMDTMRDVKRLNELWEKGEAPWKVW